In a single window of the uncultured Dysgonomonas sp. genome:
- a CDS encoding P-II family nitrogen regulator, translating into MKEIKAFIKPFKVNDILRELLYAGFPNLTVSMAEGTGHLKSEDASLSMNFALTNSKVAKIEIVCNNDDVDKIITIISTYGKTGNSGDGIIYVSDVERAIRVRTGLPDDRWLLD; encoded by the coding sequence ATGAAAGAGATAAAAGCTTTTATTAAACCGTTTAAGGTTAATGATATTCTAAGAGAACTACTTTATGCAGGATTTCCAAATCTTACTGTTTCAATGGCTGAAGGCACAGGGCATTTAAAAAGTGAAGATGCTTCTTTATCCATGAATTTTGCACTTACCAATAGTAAAGTTGCGAAGATTGAGATAGTGTGTAACAATGATGATGTGGATAAAATAATTACGATAATATCAACATATGGTAAAACAGGTAATTCAGGAGACGGTATAATCTATGTCTCTGATGTTGAAAGAGCAATCAGAGTCAGAACCGGATTGCCTGATGACAGGTGGCTTCTTGATTAG
- a CDS encoding winged helix-turn-helix domain-containing protein has product MLKNDIGINAGVIWQLLSNEGALSVRQIGELTGYNDKNICLALGWLSRENKIQFIYKNEILYLELNSSTSEMYY; this is encoded by the coding sequence ATGTTGAAAAATGATATTGGAATAAATGCCGGAGTAATATGGCAATTATTGTCTAATGAAGGAGCATTATCCGTAAGACAAATAGGGGAATTGACCGGATATAATGATAAAAACATATGTTTGGCATTAGGATGGTTATCTCGAGAGAATAAGATCCAGTTCATTTACAAAAATGAAATACTCTATCTTGAGTTGAATAGCTCTACGAGTGAAATGTATTATTAA
- a CDS encoding heavy metal translocating P-type ATPase yields the protein MFENNWKQYIPVSISLLMLLVGITMDNFIPDIFNGYLRLGLYIIAYIPVAFPVFREAVETIKEKDFFTEFTLMGMATLGAFIIGEYPEGVAVMVFYTIGELFQDSAVNRAKRNIKALLDVRPDTATVYRNDSYQTISPEEVEIDEVIQVKAGEKVPLDGIMLTSSASFNTAALTGESKPKTISAGETVLAGMLNLDKVIEIKVAKKYQDSSLARILEMVQDATSRKAKTELLIRKFAKIYTPIVFLLALFITVIPYFVVSDYIFSEWLSRALVFLVISCPCALVISIPLGYFGGIGAASKAGILFKGANYLDLMTKVNTVVMDKTGTLTKGVFNVQKVASVDEDKQEEFVAIVAAIEKFSNHPIARAIVQFAKDSDNYTATDVEEISGHGLKGIVNGEEVLVGNAKLMQKFNISYDRTIEFIVETIVIAAINEEYAGYITIADEVKDDAQAAISDMHLSGIKQVVMLSGDKSSITNNVASSLGIDSAYGDLLPEDKVRHIEELKTEKNNVIAFVGDGINDAPSLALSDVGIAMGGMGSDAAIEVADVIIQTDQPSKIATSIKIAKATRQVVIQNIVLAFSVKLIVLILGGFGLATMWEAVFADVGVSLLAILNAVRILKMRF from the coding sequence ATGTTTGAAAATAACTGGAAGCAGTATATCCCGGTTTCAATAAGTTTACTTATGCTACTTGTTGGTATTACGATGGATAATTTTATTCCAGATATATTTAACGGCTATCTTCGTTTAGGGTTGTATATTATAGCTTACATCCCTGTTGCCTTTCCCGTTTTTAGGGAAGCCGTTGAAACGATCAAGGAAAAGGATTTCTTTACTGAGTTTACACTTATGGGGATGGCTACACTTGGAGCTTTCATTATAGGCGAATATCCCGAAGGAGTAGCTGTAATGGTATTTTATACGATTGGTGAATTGTTTCAAGATTCGGCTGTGAATAGAGCCAAAAGAAACATTAAGGCATTGCTTGATGTACGTCCTGACACAGCAACTGTTTATAGAAATGATTCATATCAAACAATATCTCCTGAAGAAGTGGAAATTGACGAAGTTATTCAGGTAAAAGCCGGAGAGAAAGTCCCTTTGGATGGAATAATGCTTACATCATCAGCAAGCTTTAATACAGCAGCATTAACAGGGGAAAGCAAACCGAAAACTATTTCAGCCGGTGAAACTGTACTAGCAGGAATGTTGAATCTTGATAAAGTGATCGAAATAAAGGTTGCTAAAAAGTATCAGGATAGTTCTCTTGCCAGAATCCTAGAAATGGTGCAAGATGCAACTTCCCGAAAAGCAAAGACAGAGTTATTGATCCGTAAATTTGCCAAGATATATACTCCGATTGTATTCCTGTTAGCTCTCTTTATAACAGTCATTCCTTATTTTGTGGTGAGCGACTATATATTTAGCGAATGGTTATCCCGTGCATTGGTATTCTTGGTAATCTCCTGCCCATGTGCATTAGTTATTTCTATCCCATTAGGCTATTTCGGCGGAATCGGAGCAGCTTCTAAAGCAGGCATACTCTTCAAGGGAGCTAACTATCTCGATTTAATGACTAAGGTCAATACAGTCGTGATGGATAAAACAGGTACTTTGACCAAAGGTGTGTTCAATGTGCAGAAAGTTGCGTCGGTCGATGAAGATAAGCAAGAGGAATTTGTCGCTATTGTTGCTGCCATAGAGAAATTCTCAAATCATCCCATTGCTAGAGCAATTGTTCAATTTGCAAAGGATTCAGATAATTATACAGCTACAGATGTGGAAGAAATATCAGGGCATGGACTTAAAGGGATCGTAAATGGAGAAGAAGTATTGGTGGGCAATGCTAAGTTGATGCAGAAATTTAATATCTCTTATGACAGAACAATTGAATTTATAGTTGAGACTATTGTGATTGCAGCTATTAATGAAGAATATGCGGGCTATATAACAATAGCGGATGAGGTAAAAGATGATGCACAGGCTGCTATTTCAGATATGCATTTATCTGGAATCAAACAAGTTGTAATGTTGAGTGGGGATAAATCTTCCATAACGAATAATGTAGCATCCAGCCTTGGTATTGACAGTGCCTATGGGGACCTCTTACCTGAAGATAAGGTTCGTCATATAGAGGAACTGAAAACAGAAAAGAATAATGTCATTGCTTTTGTCGGAGATGGAATAAATGATGCTCCCTCACTGGCATTAAGTGATGTTGGAATAGCAATGGGAGGAATGGGGAGTGATGCTGCTATCGAAGTGGCCGATGTAATCATTCAGACAGATCAACCATCCAAAATAGCAACTTCGATTAAAATAGCTAAAGCTACAAGGCAAGTTGTCATACAGAATATAGTATTGGCATTCTCGGTTAAACTGATTGTACTTATTTTAGGTGGTTTTGGTTTGGCTACCATGTGGGAAGCGGTCTTTGCTGATGTTGGGGTCTCTCTGCTAGCAATACTAAATGCGGTCAGAATATTAAAAATGAGGTTCTGA